The Triplophysa dalaica isolate WHDGS20190420 chromosome 18, ASM1584641v1, whole genome shotgun sequence genome includes the window GCTATATTCAGTTGCGACAGGACACACATTacttttagtctgggactagccttaaaccCGTCTGTGTATCTGGGCCAAAATTATGCCCATTTATTATGTCATAAATTCTATTGTTGTAACTTAATTTTGTTCATCACAGTGTCCTATGggtgtttttatataattttgatAATAAAACATGTGCCTGATAAGCACTAATTCTAAATAGACAACAGCTTATAAAGGAACGTGTAAGAACTTATCTATAATATAAGgtgatttgatttgaaaatgGATATTTAGAATTATAATTAAAGATGTTTATTGTGAACATTACGTCTATATCTAATAAcgatcatttaaaacaaatatttgatgtCTTGTTATTTAAAGCAATGatattaaatacttattttatttattattttagtgaGTCCAAACTGTTTTGTAACGTGTCTGAAGCATGACGTCATTTTCTCGCGACACAGTACATCTTAGAGGACGCTAGCAAAGCATGGGACACTCTTCTTTATTACTAGTGTTGATATATGTGTTATATTTACCTTTAACAGAAGGTAGGAAATTATATATAACTCTGATATCAGATTATAATATATGCACGTGtttcatatattaaaaatgttctaaTCCGATCTCACGTTTCACGCGTTGCTTTCTGGTGTCATCCCATTAGATCGGTGGGAGCAACTGTCAAAATCGAAGTCGTGATGTGTTCGTATTTTCCACTTGCAGGAAAAAAAAATCGTATAGAAAATAAGTTTAGCTAGTTATGCACGCTTGGCTTTACATATAGGCAGTgaaatgacagtttttttattcagcaTATATGTGAAAATGGGTTCCACGGAAAGCACTTTTTCTTACGTATGTGATTACAACTAACGTTACGTCTACGTGAATATAGTAggtgacttaaaaaaaaaaaaatggttttgtaaCGAATTATAATCAAACAGCAATGCAGTTTAtcattcatttacaaaaaaaaatatggccGATGAAACGATTCTTTGTCATCTGGTTTTCGGCTTTTGACATGCATTTTAAGCATTAAGGCAACTTAGAAAATTAAGCCAAGTTTAATAGAAATACTACAAAATACCGCTTAACGGATAACAGATGAACAAATTTACTCGCAACATTTCTCTTCCTATAGAGGGCGCTCGCAGACAGGTTACAATTTAGCAGTGGTGTTAATGAAagtaattttcctttttataatACGTGAATTAAAATGGACTGGATAAACTTCAATTGACAAACATTTCTAAAGTTGTCATAATAATTAAAAGTAGTCATTATAATAGTATTTATAATTTAGTAAtaccattattattttttagctACCTGATAAAACAGGTAATTTTTTTCGAGCCAGCAGCTGCAATTATATAATGAGGAAactcaaataaatgaatttgttgaagcaaattgtttatttattttggattatTTTCAACACAGTGTTCGCAAGTTTCCAGAAGTGTAGCAGTGAGGAATTTTCGTGTAATGACGGCAGGTGTTTGCCTTTGAACCTGCGCTGCGACGGTGTGGACCACTGCGGGGACAGTAGCGACGAAAGCACCTGCTTTGACTGCAATACCGGCTCGCTCAACTGCGTGGCATCAGCTCCCTGCATTCATTCCAGCAACATCTGTGATGGCAAGCCTGACTGCCCAGATGGTGCAGACGAGAACGATTGCACAGATCTCAATACAAAAGTTTGCTCCAAGTCAGAGTTCACGTGCGCCAATGGACAATGTGTGGTTAGTTCCTGGAGGTGCGACCACTCCAATGACTGTCAAGATGGCAGTGATGAACTGGGTTGTGGTAAGAGGGTCTACTTTTAAAATTGGTTACAATTAATCGTTTTGCCAGGgattattgattatttatttttgatgaatGTATCATTATTATCTGATTTTGctctgtttctgtgtttgtgtagatcTGAACGAGTGCGAGTATGATAACGGAGGCTGTTCTCACCTGTGTGTAGATCTACCATTAGGCTTCATTTGTGACTGTCCAAGTGGAATGAGGTTGCTCCAGGATACACACTGTGAGGGTAagaaataattaacattttccTGTACTGTCAAAAATGgattattaacaaaacaatgtgTTCCAGTGAAATCTGTTCCTGgaaacattttaacaacataCTTTTAATTCATAAACAATTAAACATCCACATGACAGTGCTGACATATAAGTTATCCAATATCCGTTCATTCAGGCTTCTCCCATTGGACATAACTGACATAGAAATACACACACTGACATTTTTCACACGTACTCCCTTTTCCTTCTTCTGTAGATGTGGACCACTGTCTTGATTCAGATGTGTGTGATCAGATTTGCATCTATTCCAATGAATCTATTGCATGTGAGTGTCAGGACGGGTATGATCTGACCTCAGGGACGGGGCAGTGCAAGGCTACAGGTAAGAGGAAAATTATAATGTCGTTTTACTAAAAAGATGTTGAAGAATGGTGGTTTCTAAAATTGTGTGTGGGGAAACTGTACAGGCGGTGAAGCTCATATGGTGGTCTGTACTCATGAGGGCATTAAGTGGATGGATCTCTATGGCTCAGAGGAAAGAAACATCACGTCTTGGGTCACAATGGGGTCACCGGGGCCTATTGCAGCTggaaatgcaaaaaacaaactGTATTGGGCCAGTCCAGATGATGACCACATTTACAGGTGTGTAGGcattaaaggtctcatgaactggccttgtttattgttttatactgttgaatgtggtctagttatgacgttcacgtgatttttttaaattcaaaaacatcaaaatcaagatGTTATAGGCAattttctacactggttttgAGACCAtctctgcaaacgctcggttttaatgggcattgaagactttataagtaaacgcccactgctttgattggatagcagtttgcgtagttggagccttctgtaaATTTGGTTAGAgccgtaacgttaggttacacatcaGCActattcacagttttcgcacggtattagtattatctggagatctcctgtgatttataaattacctccaCACAACCGTATTTTATGTGACACATTTGcaagggatgattttactctaatttataatttgtatagcttatagttgtatggtgtttaatgatatatgaccgtacctgtcagcatttgagacccgtgatcgcgaagagtttccatgataaataaacatacggggactcccggtaacttatggatatcacccagcacccgaaataataccaaaacactttttaaacagTCTCCATTATtagcaaacggtggataaaaccttgaaaaatgatatatgaacccgccaaatcacagagatgccgattctcACGAGCTTaggatcacagacaacctctgcaattaatacaaatgacgaGAGGTCTCCAGGTAATAGCACATTAATCGATCTCTGTGAAGAAAAGCAATATAGTGAcccatagtacaaaaatgttttactcacataagattgctgcaccattcctatcggatccaatattgaggacactgctttttaatttgagtcattccacaaatccagtgtcgatctctgccttgttcacaaaggaatccttgaagaaatgaaacgaacaaacacTCCTTGTTTTTCCCACATGTGCTGGAACGtcgaaaaaaaaacttcaaccacgcattactaatgtcggaatccgaaggaaggttatgcagcgactgtattctttcaaaaccaggggtggcacaataaTTAGCtttctttaacggcatgtttgtttattgcttgcttgcTCTATCTGGATCCGGGCCacctgtgttacttcagaattggcATGCACGAACCAGTGGGTGGGACTAGAGAAgaagtcgttgatatttttctgtgaagGTGTTGTTCAAcatatcaatgtcgtcatagataggtgcattccagaacctggcgttcgctgggcctggtgtcaataggtgatgtaatctcagtaacgggcgttttcagttctgacacttacatgatgttcccATAAATACGAATCCCTCGGGTTCGGGTTGAAAATgagattttaattcatgcctcctttaaagtGCTGGTATAAAACGAATCAAAGTAGACAGAAGAATTCATTGTATTGCAAAAACAATAGTGTAACTCAAAACATCCCTCCCAATCAAAGGAGATGTCATTACATTGTAACAATGCATTGAAACTCAAGTATCAAGTTTAATCTATTACTAAAGCACGTTTACAGCAACCACAgttgaccaaagtgctgtacaaaaAGTCATCAAAGTCATAAAATTAAAATCAGATCACAGATAGCAAAGAACATCAAACACAGATAACAAAGAACAACCACATCTCTCAGGCTGAGTTTATGGCCAACAAATAAAAGCTTGTTTTAAGAATAGTTTTAAACACTGACAATGTAGGGGCCATCCGCCCTGATACGGGTAATGCATTCCATGGTTTGGGTGGAGCTACAGCAAGGGCACGCTCTACCTTTTGCTTCAGTCTTACTCTGGGGAGTGCCAACAACATAAGGTCAGCAGACCTCAGAAACCTGGATGTAACATGAGGTTTAATCAAATCGGATAGATAGCATGGGGCTAAGCCATTTAAGGATTTAAGAGCAATTACTAAAATCTTGAAATCGATTCTAAAACGGACCGGAAGCCAGTGAAGGGAAGTCAATATGGGGTTAATATTTTCCCATTTACgcatggatgtttaaaatcgaGCTGCAGCATTCGGCACTAACTGCAAACATGAGAGCGAGGCGTGATTAACACAGACCTAGAgggcattacagtaatctagacGAGATGAAACAATGTATACACATGTATAAGCCTTTCATGATAGTAAAGCCTTGACCTTAGATAAGAGCCTTAAGTGATAAAAACTTGACTTTCCTACAGAGTTGATCTGTTTGTCTAGTTTACAATCCCTGTCTAACCTTATACCCAGCTTTTTGGCTGTAGACTTCACTCATCCCCTCAGCGATctgattttaattgtatttgtaCCACACATAGTACGGTGAAGGAGTTTAACAaaggttattatagtttaccGAGAAGTAAAGGAaagctttttaaacatttctgtacagtaaaataaaattaaacatcaGTCTTTCATTTGGgaaaacttaaactaaatgaaaattttcAACAATAAAGGGAAATAAGACAGGGCACTAAAAcaattaatgtaaatgaaacttATACAGCggtataaaaacaaattgtaataaaatgacaaaatcacaGGATTGCTAATAATTTAACTTAGACTAACatgacaaaaatatgaattaacgTTCATCAAATCTGAAAACAagactaaaaaaatatatcccTCTCACACTCAGCAACAGATGAATACAACACCATAAAACCTTAAACTCAGGGGTGAGAGTCTGAGAAAATACTGTTAAAAGCCCTTTACACTACTCCTATAGTGAGGGTGCAGTGGAaacctaaaaatatttttggcacgaaaaacaaaccaaatgttgccagtaaaatattaaaaaaaacaagaaacttttgttgttttatattatatatgtgaatgtgtaaaaagtttttttttttacctacaATTCAGTTTTAATCTAACAAAGatgttctcaactctggcccacgAGATCCACTGGCCTACTGAGTTTAGCCCCAAGTCTGACAAACcacctgaagaggctaatcagtgtcttcaggaacagacgcgttcaatttaatgttgGACTGCACAGATTGTTTGACATATCGCATtgaagtaccgcgagagcgattcaaatgtgTACCGAGCAATCTGCGCTTGAATCGCTAGCGGTACTTAAATCTCATATGCTGCACAGCACCGCATTAGGTTGAACACATCTATTCCTAAAGTTGGGGCTAATCACAGCTGGAAAATGGtggagaaccactgatctaacACAATGTTTGTATATTTCAGGATCTCTGTTGACTCCAGTGACCACACCCATTCTGAGTTGATAAAGGCCTCCACTGGCATTCTGGGATTAGCAGTAGATGAGCTCCATGAGCATCTGTACTGGGTCAGCACCAGTACACACGGGTTACACGTGGTCTCATTTAATGGATCTGACCAAAAGCAGATAATCTCTGGACTCTCCAGACCTACAGCAGTTGCTGTTCAACCTCTGAAAGggtacaatacattttttgttcctTCAGTTACAAATACACTTTCATAATTTGTTTTGACATGCATAACCCTAAAGCCCGATTTTTACTTCTGCGTACGACCTACGCCGTAACTTCTACACTGTTTGTGATgtgtcggttttcatttatacttgtACGTTGTTGTCCGCGTCGACAGGTAATGACCATTTGGCGTCAGTGTCCACAGGCacgttgcttgtgtaaccaagagccgaagaagaagcagctCGTTTGGGAAGCATTAGCATTGATAGCGGCAAGAAAACAGTCACATTTTTTGCAGATTTTATAAGTTAAATAGAAAAGCACTATTCATATACTTGTAAAAgcgtttgagtaaacatgactctatcgcagagttttttgacctgagggaggggttcaaacagaccaatcacagctctTGTGGTCCACATAGTAGGGTCCGCGTTgagttacatttttggatagGTGCGCCTCAGGGTACGCGGCTCTGCATAGGTCCGAGGCAGAACCATAAATTGGGCTTGAGAGTGACAACACTTTTTTTGTCCGAATTTAAGCAGAATTTGGTTGAATTTCTGATTGTTGATAGGTGGTAAAcataacatgaaataaaaccGTGGTATGTAGGGCACGGTACGATTTTCAGGATTGTAAAACGTAAACTCAAAAGATCAggcagaattgttattttttgtttctttttctagACATCTGTTCTGGGCAGATAGTGGGACATCGCCCAGAATTGAGCGTGCCAGACTGGATGGACACCAAAGAATAGTACTGATAACCTCTTCTATATATCACCCTGTGGCACTTTCACTAGGTTAGAATTTGCATTATTGTCAAGCATTTTAAAATGCCTGTAAACATCATTGTTATTTGCATCTAATGTTAAAACCACCCTTAATGCcggaaagaaaaaatacaattacatttatgttaACTGATCTTTTTTCCTGATATTCAGATATTCCCAGAGGTCTGTTATATTGGGCTGACTCGGGCCTCCACACAATATCAAGGGTTGCATTTGATGGAAACCACAGAAAGACAGTTGTAGAGTCCAATGGATATCTGGATCGACCGTTCGGACTGGCAGTGTTTGAGGTACTTGTGTAAGGGTGCGTAACATTGAACTTGTTTTTCTGTAGCGAAGTAATGTTAGTTTGTTCTGTAGAGTCGTGTGTATTGGAGCGACCAGTTGACCAACTCCACATGTAGTGCAAACAAGCACAACGGAAAGGAACTTCAGGTGTCCCAGAAGCTCGGTTCTGTTTTACCTGCTGGGCTGGCCATTTTACAACCATCTTTGTGGCCTGCAGGTAGTGTTAAATGGAGCTACAAATGCACTTCTTTTCTGTATGTATCATTaaggaatatttcacccaataaaaatgtcatcatttactaacccttaTGTGTATATTCTCTCTAGCTAGCATAATACACAAGACCCTGTAAAAATAACCAGCCTTTCTGTACCTTTTGTACGTTGTTTAACGCTTCATTGTTATGGTCTGTGGTTAatgtctgttgtgttgtgttatgttttatgttactAATTTTAGATGTGTTTTTTAACCACATTTTTATCTGTACTTTTAGAAAAAGATCTGCCTCCAACGGAAACTAAAACCACACTGACTGATTCAGCCTTTGCATGGATTCTATTTTTGACCGGTAAGTGCAGCTTCATTGAGCACTTTTCCACCATCGCGCTGAATTGTTCACGTTGCTTAAACGTTCCACTCCGTGCCGATCCATGCCAGCCGGTACGTAAATAATATGATAAtggaaatttaaatgtaaacacaaacactctaaCATGAGAGATTGAGCTATAACGGCTCTGCGCACATTCTTTACCATGATTAACCTTGCTTAAATTTCCGATCCGAGTTGCCAGTTGCttttaaagttgtattttatatatatatatatatatatatatataataatctgtatttatctatttttatctgcaccatgggtctgagagtaaTGCCATTTCAAGTCACTgcatgtatatacagtacatgtggcagaattgacaataaagcagacttttttgtttttgtttttactttgattCAAAGATCGCCAAAACTGCTGTTTGTGCATTACATGAACTTATTACTTTTGATAATTTTGCACTTCATTTGCTTGATTGCTGCATAAACTAGTTGTTCCAAAGATCGTATAGATGAGTACATTtgaactaaataaataataataaataaatgcattagaaTTTCAGAAACTTGTGGTGCATATCGCCCTTTGAAGGGCACTATATGGCCATATTGAAAGGTAGTTCCAAACAGAAGTGCTCCTAACTGGCCTCTTCAAAGGGCCTTTTGGAATGAAGGATTTCGAAGGGTACAACTCCCCCCCATGATTTTCTTCCTTATGGGCATGAGGATATTGAGGGGTTGAGGATgcagaagggcacttcaagaaacagttgattggtcccATACACCTTTCGAGGATAAACCCTACGAAGGGATTAGGGCATAGTGATGAGCCCTTCAGAAAGGAATGCAGGTTTGATTTTCCCAGTTACGCAGATGTAAAAGGAAGATTGCTagaatgttaaacaaaaatCCCAGCATTAGAAACAAAGTTTATCTTTAACTAAATGATCGATCTGTTCAGTCTGACCTTATCAGTTTGAGAAGAACATTGTAGCGTGGATTGTTTTGGGAACCTGTGACttttgagagtgagagagaagatGGGAAATGTAATGCTTTTGACACAAGACATTATAATCGGAAAGCGAAATGACACCTTTTTAAAATGCATCCTGTGTTTTTTCTGTCCATTGAGTATGTCATACAGCATATTTGTTCTTGGTGTGTAGCCTTTCTCAGCCTTCTGTTGGTGGGAGCAGTAATATGCTGGCGAAGGTCAGAGTTCGACATtcatcgctctctctctcttatcgGACACATATCATTCAAGGAGTCCCAGGACCCCCTTCTAGTGACTGGACCACCTATGGTAcatgaacacaaagtaagaGATTTGATTTAGCTCCAACTTGTTTGTTCCAAAAAGTTTTATATCCAAACTGTTTTGTTAGTAGTACAATGTAGACCGTATGTGCTTCTTATCATCCTAAATGAATGTCTCCTTTGTTTTCAGGATAGCACACAGTCTGGTCCGGAAATGTGAAGAGGCATTTTCCTGAAAAGGAAGTGCTGATGTTTTCTGCTGATGCCTCTGTTTCCTGCTATGAAAAATAGAGACATGGGCAGAGTTcacacttcattttttttactttaataaaataaaagtgtgtgtctattaatgatcatttaaattAGTTGATGGAGATTCcctgttttgaaaatattttgctttaattGTAGCACAATTTCTCTGACAGAGTTAATTTATCGTGACAGTAtcagaccattttgcaagaaaCCAAATATGTATCAAAACAGCAGTCATGCTATTCAAGAACCTTACCAAAGTtgctgttttattaaatactgaGTTTCTTGCAAAGAGTTTTTGTTCTTTAGTACTTGAATAATGTGTCCAACTAAAGCATTCAGccttgctttttgtttttatagattacattttatttagaacACAAGAATATGTCAGTGTTTTGTGCTTCATGTCAATACTTCAAACTGGCCATGGAGTGGCATAGCAGAGCTAAGATTTCACATTATGCCGGACATTTATTATTAGTTCTTAcaattttctgttgtgttttctttgctgtaATTTTTCAGTGATTAATGGCACTTGGTCTTTGAGTTCAGTGGTGTATAAATCTCTGTCTTGTAATGGAAACATGTACTAATGCTGGATGTGCCTTTGACTACTGGAGGGACAGTTCTgttatatttattgtgttttatgttttatttatgtatttgtcaGGGACCATGCACAAAAAAAGCAGTCTGAAAAGAGAAGAGATTCTTGTGCACTAGATTTATCTACTTGTTAATGCAGTCCATGGGCAGGTAAATAGGATAGAAAACGAAATCGACACATAACTTACTGTACGaagcacaaaaacaaagatttggGGTGAAAAACAAATGCGATTTTATTTGTGTGGTTTTCTTTCAAATCTTTCCGTTTCATTTTGATGCAGTGACTGATGTAGTACAAACATTTCACGACATTCTTATTATACAAATGAAGTTTATTTTGGAGTTCGAATCCTTTCTCAAAACAATGGTATCAAATGGCAGGGAGAAATAAAATATGCGTTGGAAATCATACTTTATCTGGTGTTCAACTTAATTTCTATTTCAGTTTTAGCAGATTTCATTGTCTGTATGGTCACAAATAAGCAGAAACCAAAGACGTCTGACTTCCTTTAAATGCTGTAACCATCTACAACTTACAAAGACCGCTGAACCAGACAGATGGATTTCCTCAATATGGGGAGTGTTGGGCGGGGATGGCTGGTGTGACCAACACTTCACATATTCTTGTGCTGGTAGACAGTGACACTTGAAACACTGAATCCAAAAACGGACTTTAACTCAGGTAAGATAAAAACGTTTTCTAGCTGGGTGATGTAAAATATAACGTAATGTGTCATCAGTTTTAGTTTGATTGTCTTTcatcttaattttattttactttattcattCCAATGTATTTGTTTGGGTTTTCGATGGTTGCTTTAACAAAATGTATCACTGGCGAACGATCATTTCCGATAAGGTGTTTTTACAACATTACACGGGGTACCGTTACGGTAGATATTAAATGTAAAGCGTCAACACATCGTACTTATTATAAGATACATTATTCAAACATCTAACTGCTGTCACCCATCTGAGACTTAATTCAGTAAAATTAAAGCAATCTTTAGGTTTCGTTTTTGTTAAAAGGTAATTCAACGTCAATTATTGTCCAAGTACATCATCGGTGTTCAAAATTCTCGCCGAACTGAATTTACCCGGCTTCAAAAATGTacgtttataataataaactgaGGTCAaattttgtaaacaaattttATGTTTGCTTGAGAAAGTCTAGTCTAAGAGTTTAAAATAAGGTAGAGAGGAAGAAATGTAGACTTTGATAGAATGAATGTGAGTGTAGGGGTGAGAATCTCTAGGCACGTCACGATGCGATTCGATTATGATTCATATGGCTGCTATGCAATGTGGCTGCTATGCAATGATAAAACGATACTCGATGCACCTTTTTCccattacaaatgttttttttcttgtcattAAAAAGAATTTGTAATTACCCAGACCGATTTTACTTCCACTttcctttattaataaaacaaatggaagTGTTTTGGAAAGTCAACTGGAAGGTTACATTTGCCATCATTGCAAAGACCAACAGGAAAAGAGCGACTGCCGTCATCATTATTGGTGTTGAGGGTGTTAAAGAGGTTTAAAGTTCGgcagcacaggccaaacagtggtagcacaagtataaatcatctgttgtcattttttaaaacaaatatgcaaGTGCAGTTCATTATGAATaggcaggtaactgacaaaagacattaatgttacatacatAGAGATTGATCAATTAGTGCCATATCATTTTTAGACTacctacattttttatttttctaagttgagtgtttttaattttttactatacaatagttgtatatttgtccacataaattacAGTAGTATACCATAGTATTAACTATAGTTAACTTAATTAAAATTCTTAGAAACTATAGTGTTTATGAACTTTAATGTAGTAAATagtgtttatcaatttactaaaagggcactacaattttcaatagcaaatacCATAGTACaatatagtatttttttgtctgaGTGTTTGATTTaacgggacttttatttttacgGGTCTTCGGGGAGTCGCTTGAGTTTTTCTGTGTTTGCCGGCAGCTTCACTCAATGATGATGAATTTAATGTTTTCatatcctcatacagtgcagacgCAGATACATCCTCGACCATCACTTGTTTTGTATgttaaaggcagggtgtccgatttctcatagccgttgttgattttcaaatcaccaaaacagacctATAGCATCTGTCTTACCCCATCTTTGAGATACCCCTCGATGCAGTCTGTAGCGCGGTGACGTCATGCATGTTGACGTCATGCATGCTTTTGCGCGCATGCGCCTTAACGATATGTGGTCAAGCATTTGCCTTACGAGGTGATGTTTTCACgtatttttatgtcatgaatGTGTTAACTCAGACCCCGTATATTATATCCGAGATAAATGCATTCCTGTCAATCACGCGGCGTCGGGGGATATTAAAGATAGCCAAAACAATTTGactttaatgtattaaaaaagtgtACTAAAAGACTTTATTCATGTCATTTCG containing:
- the LOC130406943 gene encoding low-density lipoprotein receptor-related protein 8-like codes for the protein MGHSSLLLVLIYVLYLPLTEVFASFQKCSSEEFSCNDGRCLPLNLRCDGVDHCGDSSDESTCFDCNTGSLNCVASAPCIHSSNICDGKPDCPDGADENDCTDLNTKVCSKSEFTCANGQCVVSSWRCDHSNDCQDGSDELGCDLNECEYDNGGCSHLCVDLPLGFICDCPSGMRLLQDTHCEDVDHCLDSDVCDQICIYSNESIACECQDGYDLTSGTGQCKATGGEAHMVVCTHEGIKWMDLYGSEERNITSWVTMGSPGPIAAGNAKNKLYWASPDDDHIYRISVDSSDHTHSELIKASTGILGLAVDELHEHLYWVSTSTHGLHVVSFNGSDQKQIISGLSRPTAVAVQPLKGHLFWADSGTSPRIERARLDGHQRIVLITSSIYHPVALSLDIPRGLLYWADSGLHTISRVAFDGNHRKTVVESNGYLDRPFGLAVFESRVYWSDQLTNSTCSANKHNGKELQVSQKLGSVLPAGLAILQPSLWPAEKDLPPTETKTTLTDSAFAWILFLTAFLSLLLVGAVICWRRSEFDIHRSLSLIGHISFKESQDPLLVTGPPMVHEHKDSTQSGPEM